A genomic stretch from Sphingomonas faeni includes:
- a CDS encoding aldo/keto reductase family oxidoreductase: protein MTTHGIATTAPLAGRTVNRLGYGAMQLAGPGVFGPPKDHDAALAVLRAAVEAGVNHIDTSDFYGPHVTNRLIREALHPYSDDLVIVTKIGARRGPDGSWQPAFSAADLTSAVHDNLRNLGLETLDIVNLRAMFDTHGPAEGSIAEPLATLVDLQRQGLVRHIGLSNVTPTQVAEGRAMTTIACVQNQYNLAHRDDDALVDDLAEAGIAYVPFFPLGGFSPLQSTALSDVARDLDATPMQVALAWLLQRSPNILLIPGTSSLGHLRENLAAGDIVLPADAIATLDRIGKDAASD from the coding sequence ATGACCACGCACGGCATCGCCACCACCGCCCCGCTTGCAGGCCGCACCGTCAACCGTCTCGGCTACGGTGCGATGCAACTCGCCGGGCCCGGCGTGTTCGGGCCGCCCAAGGATCACGACGCGGCACTCGCGGTGCTGCGCGCGGCGGTCGAGGCAGGCGTGAACCATATCGACACGAGCGACTTCTACGGCCCGCACGTCACCAACCGCCTGATCCGCGAGGCGCTGCATCCGTATTCCGACGACCTTGTGATCGTCACGAAGATCGGAGCGCGGCGGGGACCCGATGGCTCATGGCAGCCCGCTTTCTCGGCTGCGGACCTGACCAGCGCGGTCCACGACAATCTGCGCAACCTCGGGCTGGAGACGCTCGACATCGTCAATTTGCGCGCGATGTTCGACACGCATGGACCTGCCGAGGGCTCGATCGCCGAGCCCCTCGCAACGCTAGTCGATCTCCAGCGCCAGGGTCTGGTCCGCCATATCGGGCTCAGCAACGTCACGCCGACACAAGTCGCGGAAGGGCGCGCGATGACGACCATCGCCTGCGTGCAGAACCAGTATAATCTCGCGCACCGCGACGACGACGCGCTGGTCGACGACCTCGCAGAGGCGGGGATCGCGTACGTCCCGTTCTTCCCGCTCGGCGGGTTCTCGCCGTTGCAGTCGACCGCGCTGTCCGACGTCGCGCGCGATCTGGACGCGACGCCGATGCAGGTCGCGCTCGCCTGGCTGTTGCAGCGTTCGCCGAACATCTTGCTGATCCCCGGCACGTCGTCGCTCGGTCATCTGCGCGAGAACCTTGCGGCGGGGGACATCGTGCTGCCTGCCGACGCGATCGCCACGCTCGATCGGATCGGGAAGGATGCCGCCAGCGACTAA
- a CDS encoding NAD(P)/FAD-dependent oxidoreductase: MASTIGDTSHLAPAFAEVVIVGGGHGGAACAIALRKAGFEGSVLIVGKESELPYERPPLSKEYLSGEKAFGRILIRQEAFWDEQRIGLRLGARVVSVDTVAHEVTAADGATIGYGRLVWATGGTPRRLTCAGHHLTGVHTVRDRADADRMIAELPDVGTAVVIGGGYIGLEAAAVLRKFGKSVILLEALDRVLARVAGEDLSRFFEAEHRAHGVDMRLGQSVDCILGDDRVTGVRLADGTVIAADMVIVGIGILPEVAPLIDAGAPGGNGVAVDGACRTGLPDVYAIGDCASHANRFAGGAVVRVESVQNANDQATVVAKDIVGQPAVYDAVPWFWSNQYDLKLQTVGLSIGYDDAVLRGDPATRKFSVVYLRDCRVIALDCVGAVKDYVQGRKLVETGAVIDRAILADPAVMLKDMVPLS; the protein is encoded by the coding sequence ATGGCCAGCACGATAGGCGACACGTCACACCTAGCTCCCGCTTTTGCCGAGGTCGTCATCGTTGGAGGCGGGCATGGCGGTGCGGCCTGCGCGATCGCATTACGCAAGGCAGGCTTCGAGGGATCGGTGCTGATCGTCGGCAAGGAAAGCGAACTTCCCTACGAACGGCCGCCGCTGTCGAAGGAGTATCTGTCGGGCGAAAAGGCATTCGGCCGAATCCTGATCCGGCAAGAGGCGTTCTGGGACGAGCAACGGATCGGTCTCCGGCTCGGAGCACGCGTCGTTTCGGTCGATACGGTCGCGCATGAAGTGACCGCCGCAGACGGTGCGACGATCGGTTATGGTCGACTGGTCTGGGCGACTGGCGGGACGCCGCGGCGACTGACGTGCGCGGGTCATCACCTCACCGGTGTCCACACCGTCCGCGACCGCGCGGATGCCGACCGGATGATCGCCGAACTGCCCGACGTCGGGACCGCGGTCGTCATCGGCGGCGGGTATATCGGACTCGAAGCCGCGGCGGTGCTGCGCAAGTTCGGCAAATCCGTCATTTTGCTCGAAGCGCTCGACCGTGTGCTCGCGCGGGTCGCCGGCGAAGACCTGTCGCGGTTCTTCGAGGCCGAGCACCGCGCGCACGGCGTCGACATGCGGCTCGGTCAGTCGGTGGACTGTATCCTGGGCGACGACCGCGTCACCGGAGTCCGGCTCGCGGACGGCACCGTCATCGCCGCCGACATGGTCATCGTTGGCATCGGTATACTTCCCGAAGTCGCCCCCCTGATCGACGCGGGTGCGCCGGGTGGCAACGGCGTCGCCGTCGATGGCGCATGCCGGACCGGCCTGCCGGACGTGTATGCGATCGGCGACTGCGCGTCGCATGCCAACCGGTTTGCCGGCGGCGCGGTGGTGCGCGTCGAATCGGTGCAGAACGCGAACGACCAGGCGACCGTCGTGGCGAAGGACATCGTCGGCCAGCCAGCGGTGTATGACGCGGTGCCGTGGTTCTGGTCGAACCAGTACGACCTGAAGCTGCAGACCGTCGGATTGTCGATCGGTTATGACGACGCGGTCCTGCGCGGCGATCCGGCGACGCGCAAATTCTCGGTCGTATACCTGCGCGACTGCCGCGTCATAGCGCTCGACTGCGTGGGTGCGGTCAAGGATTACGTCCAGGGTCGCAAGCTGGTGGAGACCGGCGCGGTGATCGACCGGGCCATCCTCGCCGATCCCGCCGTCATGCTGAAGGACATGGTGCCGCTTTCTTGA
- a CDS encoding CaiB/BaiF CoA transferase family protein has product MTALAGLRVVEFASIGPGPHAAMLLSDLGAEVLRIERVGGGFRNPVLDRGRARLALDIRTPEGRDRSLAITDRADVVIEGLRPGVMERLGLGPDVMLEHNPRLVYGRMTGWGQTGPLAQVAGHDLNYIALSGALAAIGTPGTPPPPPLNLIGDFGGGSLYLVTGILAALLERARSGLGQVVDAAIVDGVSSMMALFAGMVPTGVMSMDRDRNLLGGAAPFYRCYTCADGRYVSVGAIEPKFYAELLDRLGLPADLAGEQMVFERWPETARRFAAVFVTRSRDDWCDALEGTDTCFAPVLELDEVPTHRHMADRGVVVDGIWQAAPAPRLSRTPGRIAPTSDGAALLADWGVG; this is encoded by the coding sequence GTGACCGCGCTCGCCGGGCTCCGCGTCGTCGAGTTCGCCAGCATCGGGCCCGGCCCGCACGCCGCGATGCTGCTGTCGGATCTCGGTGCGGAGGTGCTGCGGATCGAGCGGGTCGGCGGCGGCTTTCGCAATCCGGTGCTCGACCGTGGCCGCGCGCGGCTCGCGCTCGACATTCGCACGCCGGAGGGACGCGACCGTTCGCTCGCGATCACGGACCGCGCCGACGTCGTGATCGAGGGGCTGCGACCGGGCGTCATGGAGCGGCTCGGCCTCGGTCCGGACGTGATGCTCGAACACAATCCTCGGCTCGTCTACGGGCGGATGACCGGGTGGGGACAGACCGGGCCGCTCGCGCAGGTTGCGGGGCACGACCTCAATTACATCGCGCTCAGCGGCGCGCTCGCGGCGATCGGCACGCCGGGGACGCCGCCGCCACCACCGCTCAACCTGATCGGCGATTTCGGTGGTGGGTCGCTGTATCTCGTCACGGGTATTCTCGCAGCCCTACTCGAACGCGCACGATCGGGGCTGGGGCAAGTCGTCGATGCGGCGATCGTCGACGGGGTTTCGTCGATGATGGCGCTGTTCGCCGGAATGGTCCCGACCGGGGTGATGTCGATGGACCGCGACCGCAACCTGCTCGGCGGCGCGGCGCCTTTCTACCGCTGTTACACCTGCGCGGATGGACGGTATGTTTCCGTCGGCGCGATCGAGCCGAAATTCTATGCCGAACTCCTCGATCGGCTGGGGCTTCCCGCGGACCTCGCCGGGGAACAGATGGTCTTCGAGCGCTGGCCCGAAACCGCGCGACGTTTCGCCGCGGTGTTCGTGACCAGATCGCGAGACGACTGGTGCGACGCGTTGGAGGGGACCGACACCTGCTTCGCGCCCGTGCTGGAACTCGACGAAGTGCCGACGCATCGCCACATGGCGGATCGCGGCGTCGTCGTCGACGGCATCTGGCAAGCGGCCCCTGCCCCGCGCCTGTCCCGCACGCCCGGAAGGATCGCACCGACCTCCGATGGCGCGGCGCTGCTGGCGGACTGGGGCGTCGGCTAG
- the cysD gene encoding sulfate adenylyltransferase subunit CysD, whose protein sequence is MAKTLTHLERLEAEAIHIMREVVAEADKPVMLYSVGKDSAVMLHLARKAFYPSSPPFPLLHVDTTWKFQEMYRLRDRMAAESGMELLVYKNPEAIARGINPFDHGALHTDMWKTEGLKQALNLHGFDAAFGGARRDEEKSRAKERIISFRTATHGWDPKNQRPELWNLYNARKSKGESIRVFPISNWTELDVWQYIQLNDVPIVPLYFAGVRPTVERDGMLLMVDDDRFPLQPGEVPVDRSIRFRTLGCYPLTGAVESTASTLSEIIQETLLTTTSERQGRAIDKDAGGAGMEKKKQEGYF, encoded by the coding sequence ATGGCGAAGACACTCACCCATCTGGAACGGCTCGAAGCAGAGGCGATCCACATCATGCGCGAAGTCGTCGCCGAGGCCGACAAGCCGGTGATGCTGTATTCGGTCGGCAAGGATTCGGCCGTGATGCTGCATCTCGCGCGCAAGGCTTTCTACCCGTCGTCGCCGCCCTTCCCGCTGCTGCACGTCGACACGACCTGGAAATTCCAGGAAATGTACCGTTTGCGCGATCGGATGGCGGCCGAGAGCGGCATGGAGTTGCTGGTCTACAAGAACCCGGAAGCGATCGCGCGTGGGATCAACCCGTTCGATCACGGCGCGCTCCACACCGATATGTGGAAGACGGAAGGGCTGAAGCAGGCGCTAAACCTGCATGGGTTCGACGCGGCGTTCGGTGGCGCGCGGCGCGACGAGGAGAAATCGCGCGCGAAGGAACGCATCATCTCGTTCCGCACCGCGACGCATGGCTGGGATCCGAAGAACCAGCGGCCGGAGCTTTGGAACCTCTACAACGCACGCAAATCGAAGGGCGAGAGCATCCGCGTGTTCCCGATCTCGAACTGGACCGAACTCGACGTCTGGCAATATATCCAGCTCAACGACGTGCCGATCGTGCCGCTGTATTTCGCGGGCGTACGTCCGACCGTCGAGCGCGACGGCATGCTGCTGATGGTCGACGACGATCGCTTCCCCTTGCAGCCAGGCGAGGTGCCTGTCGATCGCTCGATCCGCTTCCGGACGCTCGGCTGTTACCCTCTCACGGGTGCTGTCGAGAGCACGGCGTCGACTCTGTCCGAGATCATCCAGGAGACGCTGCTGACCACCACCAGCGAGCGCCAGGGTCGCGCGATCGACAAGGATGCCGGCGGCGCGGGCATGGAGAAGAAGAAGCAGGAGGGCTATTTCTGA
- a CDS encoding HAD family hydrolase, with the protein MQIKAIFFDIDGTLVDTNDMHVLAWEEAFAGIDASFDRQVIHDQIGKGTDMLVPTLLPDADEDQQEALGEAHGAVFKAKYLETAKPFARAHDLLAHAHGLGQSVVLASSASGPELDHYIDLLDARDLIAATTSSDDVEKTKPAPDIFATALKKLPGVDPSEVIVVGDTPYDIEAAAKCGVAAVAVRSGKFDDEQLEAAGAVAIYDDVAALLAGYATSPLGR; encoded by the coding sequence ATGCAGATCAAAGCGATATTCTTCGACATCGACGGCACGCTGGTCGACACCAACGACATGCACGTTCTCGCCTGGGAGGAGGCGTTCGCTGGTATCGATGCGTCGTTCGATCGCCAGGTGATCCACGATCAGATCGGCAAGGGGACCGACATGCTCGTGCCCACGCTCTTGCCGGATGCGGACGAAGACCAGCAGGAGGCGCTCGGCGAGGCGCATGGCGCGGTCTTCAAGGCGAAGTATCTGGAGACCGCCAAGCCGTTCGCACGCGCGCACGACCTGCTGGCGCACGCGCACGGTCTCGGCCAAAGCGTGGTGCTGGCATCGTCGGCGTCGGGGCCGGAACTCGACCACTATATCGACCTGCTCGATGCACGCGACCTGATTGCCGCGACGACGAGCAGCGACGATGTCGAGAAGACCAAGCCTGCCCCCGACATCTTCGCGACCGCCCTTAAGAAGCTGCCGGGAGTCGATCCGAGCGAAGTGATCGTCGTTGGCGACACGCCCTATGATATCGAGGCAGCCGCGAAGTGCGGTGTCGCTGCGGTCGCCGTACGGTCGGGCAAGTTTGACGACGAGCAACTCGAGGCTGCGGGTGCGGTCGCGATCTATGACGACGTGGCGGCCTTGCTCGCCGGTTACGCAACCTCGCCGCTGGGACGCTGA
- a CDS encoding HpcH/HpaI aldolase/citrate lyase family protein encodes MRSWLFAPGDSERKMTKAVEGSADIVLFDLEDAVTTENKPLARQTVHDVLTANVAHRARMWVRVNPLDGPYTLTDLAAIMPARPGGIMLPKVAGRQDVERLDHYLSAFEAANGIAIGSTPVIVLITETAEAMFHTGDYKGAPRVVALTWGAEDLADSIGASANCNPDGSYRFTYELARSMCLLGAAAAGVTAIETIQGDFRDLDTLRTRAEQVRRDGYRGMLAIHPAQVDVINAAFTPTEAEIAEAQAIVDLFAANPGVGTIGYKGGMLDRPYLSRAEHLLRQVGRA; translated from the coding sequence ATGCGCTCCTGGTTGTTCGCGCCGGGCGACAGCGAGCGCAAGATGACCAAGGCGGTCGAGGGCAGCGCCGACATCGTCCTGTTCGATCTCGAAGACGCGGTGACGACGGAGAACAAGCCGCTCGCCCGCCAGACCGTCCACGACGTATTGACCGCCAACGTCGCGCACCGCGCGCGGATGTGGGTGCGGGTCAATCCGCTCGACGGACCGTACACGCTGACCGATCTCGCCGCGATCATGCCGGCGCGTCCGGGCGGGATCATGTTGCCCAAGGTCGCCGGGCGGCAGGACGTCGAGCGGCTCGACCATTATCTGTCTGCATTCGAGGCGGCGAACGGCATCGCGATCGGATCGACCCCGGTGATCGTGCTGATCACCGAAACCGCGGAGGCGATGTTCCACACCGGCGATTACAAGGGTGCCCCGCGGGTGGTCGCGCTGACTTGGGGCGCGGAGGATCTGGCGGACTCGATCGGCGCGAGTGCGAACTGCAATCCGGATGGAAGCTATCGCTTCACCTACGAACTCGCGCGGTCGATGTGCCTGCTGGGCGCCGCGGCTGCGGGGGTGACCGCGATCGAGACGATCCAGGGCGACTTCCGCGATCTCGATACGCTGAGGACGCGCGCCGAGCAGGTACGCCGTGACGGCTACCGTGGGATGCTCGCGATCCACCCGGCGCAGGTCGATGTGATCAACGCCGCCTTCACGCCGACCGAGGCGGAGATTGCCGAGGCGCAGGCGATCGTCGATCTGTTCGCGGCCAACCCCGGCGTCGGCACGATCGGCTACAAGGGCGGGATGCTCGACCGGCCGTATTTGTCGCGCGCGGAGCATCTGTTGCGGCAAGTCGGACGCGCGTGA
- a CDS encoding 3'(2'),5'-bisphosphate nucleotidase CysQ translates to MTVIESDVRLAERLATEAGEILLALQKSSGLTGKDLGKAGDEQANAYLMRKLRAARPDDAILSEEEKDNGERCSVRRAWIVDPLDGTREYGEGRTDWAVHVALAIDGVATVGAVALPALGLTLTSGSPKPLEPAGDPLRMLVSRTRPAREAVAVAETMGATLVPMGSAGAKAMAVVRGQADIYLHTGGQYEWDNCAPIAVAQAAGLHVSRVDGSPLVYNCADPYLPDLLICRMELAAQVLELVKALPPA, encoded by the coding sequence GTGACGGTCATAGAAAGCGACGTCCGCCTCGCCGAACGCTTGGCAACCGAGGCGGGCGAGATCTTACTCGCGTTGCAGAAAAGCAGCGGGCTGACCGGCAAGGACCTCGGCAAGGCGGGCGACGAGCAGGCCAACGCCTACTTGATGCGCAAATTGCGTGCGGCGCGGCCCGACGACGCGATCCTGTCCGAGGAAGAGAAGGACAATGGCGAGCGGTGTTCGGTGCGGCGCGCGTGGATCGTCGATCCGCTCGACGGCACGCGCGAATATGGCGAGGGGCGGACCGACTGGGCGGTGCACGTCGCGCTAGCGATCGACGGCGTGGCGACAGTCGGTGCGGTCGCGCTACCGGCGCTCGGGCTGACGCTGACCTCGGGTTCTCCGAAGCCGCTTGAGCCCGCAGGCGATCCGTTGCGGATGCTCGTCAGCCGGACGCGGCCCGCGCGGGAAGCGGTCGCGGTGGCCGAGACGATGGGGGCGACGCTCGTCCCGATGGGCTCGGCAGGCGCGAAGGCGATGGCGGTGGTGCGCGGCCAGGCCGACATCTACCTGCACACCGGCGGGCAATATGAGTGGGACAATTGCGCGCCGATCGCGGTCGCGCAGGCGGCCGGGCTGCACGTCAGCCGCGTCGACGGATCGCCGCTCGTCTATAATTGCGCCGATCCGTATCTGCCCGACCTGCTGATCTGTCGGATGGAACTCGCCGCGCAGGTGCTCGAGCTGGTAAAGGCGTTGCCGCCCGCCTGA
- the cysN gene encoding sulfate adenylyltransferase subunit CysN, which yields MSDIATQESAYQTEALIAEDIDAYLDQHRNKTMLRFITCGSVDDGKSTLIGRLLYDSKMIFEDQLAALEADSKRVGTQGQEIDFALLVDGLAAEREQGITIDVAYRFFSTEKRKFIVADTPGHEQYTRNMVTGASTADLAVILVDARKGVLTQTKRHSYLAHLIGIRNLVLAVNKMDLIGYDQARYDEIVAEYSTFAKSIGITSFTPMPISGFKGDNISIASDTMPWYSGPTLMEHLEAVDVDVDDDQAKPFRMSVQWVNRPNLDFRGFSGQIAAGTVKPGDAIRVLPGGKTSTISRIATLDGDLDEAVAGQSVTLSFADEIDCSRGNVIAAADAPPETADQFETTIVWMDDEPLIVGRSYWLKLGTQMVSATVREPKYQVNVNTMERLATKTLELNAIGVAEILTDRAIVFESYAQEGAAPNKVLGGYILIDKITNATVAAGMVHFSLRRSQNVHWQATDISREAHAGLKNQKQVVLWFTGLSGAGKSTIANEVEKQLNLMNRHTFLLDGDNIRHGLNKDLGFTEADRIENIRRVGEVAKLMADAGLIVLTAFISPFRAERDMVRSMLPAGEFIEIFVDTPLDVAEGRDVKGLYKKARAGDLKNFTGIDSPYEAPLDAEIRVNTVEMTPVEAAAFIVRQIMPLK from the coding sequence ATGAGCGACATCGCAACCCAGGAGTCGGCCTACCAGACCGAGGCGCTGATCGCCGAAGATATCGACGCGTATCTCGACCAGCATCGCAACAAAACGATGCTGCGCTTCATCACCTGCGGCTCGGTCGACGACGGCAAGTCGACGCTGATCGGCCGGCTGCTCTACGATTCCAAGATGATCTTCGAGGATCAGCTTGCGGCGCTCGAAGCGGACAGCAAGCGGGTCGGCACGCAAGGGCAGGAGATCGACTTCGCGCTGCTCGTCGACGGGCTGGCCGCAGAGCGCGAACAGGGCATCACTATCGACGTCGCCTACCGCTTCTTCTCAACCGAAAAGCGCAAGTTCATCGTCGCGGATACGCCGGGCCATGAACAATATACGCGCAACATGGTAACCGGCGCATCGACCGCAGACCTCGCCGTGATCCTGGTCGACGCGCGCAAGGGCGTGCTGACTCAGACCAAGCGGCACAGCTATCTGGCGCACCTGATCGGCATCCGGAACCTCGTGCTCGCCGTCAACAAGATGGACCTGATCGGCTATGATCAGGCGCGTTACGACGAGATCGTCGCGGAGTATTCGACGTTCGCTAAGAGCATCGGCATCACCAGCTTCACGCCGATGCCGATCTCGGGCTTCAAGGGCGACAACATCTCGATCGCGTCCGACACCATGCCCTGGTATTCGGGGCCGACGCTGATGGAGCATCTCGAAGCCGTCGATGTCGATGTCGACGACGACCAGGCCAAGCCGTTCCGGATGAGCGTGCAGTGGGTCAACCGCCCCAACCTCGATTTCCGTGGCTTTTCGGGCCAGATCGCCGCTGGCACGGTCAAGCCCGGCGACGCGATCCGCGTGCTGCCCGGCGGCAAGACTTCGACGATCAGCCGAATCGCGACGCTCGACGGCGACCTCGACGAGGCGGTCGCGGGGCAGTCCGTGACGCTGTCGTTCGCCGACGAGATCGATTGCTCGCGCGGCAACGTCATCGCTGCCGCCGATGCGCCGCCCGAGACCGCCGACCAGTTCGAGACGACGATCGTGTGGATGGACGACGAGCCGCTGATCGTCGGCCGCTCCTATTGGCTGAAGCTCGGCACGCAAATGGTATCCGCTACCGTTCGCGAGCCGAAATATCAGGTCAACGTCAACACGATGGAGCGGCTTGCGACCAAGACGCTGGAGCTGAACGCGATCGGCGTCGCGGAGATCTTGACCGACCGCGCGATCGTTTTCGAGTCCTATGCGCAAGAGGGGGCGGCGCCGAACAAGGTGCTCGGCGGGTACATCCTGATCGACAAGATCACCAACGCGACGGTCGCGGCGGGGATGGTCCATTTCAGCCTGCGGCGTTCGCAGAACGTCCATTGGCAGGCGACAGACATCAGCCGCGAGGCCCATGCCGGTCTGAAGAACCAGAAACAGGTGGTGCTATGGTTCACCGGGCTGTCGGGCGCGGGCAAGTCGACGATCGCCAACGAGGTCGAGAAACAGCTCAACCTGATGAACCGGCACACCTTCCTGCTGGACGGCGACAATATCCGCCACGGGTTGAACAAGGATCTGGGCTTTACCGAGGCGGATCGGATCGAGAATATCCGGCGTGTCGGCGAGGTGGCGAAACTGATGGCGGACGCGGGGCTGATCGTCCTCACCGCGTTCATCTCGCCGTTCCGTGCCGAGCGGGACATGGTGCGGTCGATGCTGCCGGCGGGCGAGTTCATCGAGATCTTCGTCGACACGCCACTCGATGTGGCGGAAGGTCGCGACGTGAAGGGTCTCTACAAAAAGGCGCGAGCGGGGGATTTGAAGAATTTTACCGGGATCGACAGCCCTTACGAGGCGCCGCTCGATGCGGAGATCCGCGTCAACACGGTCGAGATGACACCGGTCGAAGCCGCCGCGTTCATCGTCCGCCAGATCATGCCGCTCAAGTGA
- a CDS encoding zinc-dependent alcohol dehydrogenase: MRALVWHGKGDVRVDTVADPEIKHPRDAIIKVSACAICGSDLHLLDGYQPTMQAGDILGHENMGVVVALGSEVTNLKIGDRVVVPFTISCGDCFFCRKGLFSACERTNPNAEMAIKAMGHSPAGLFGFSHMLGGYCGGQAEYLRVPMADIGPIKVPDNVTDDQALFLSDIFPTGYMAAENANIEAGDTVAIWGCGPVGQFAIRSALMLGAGRVIAIDEVPERLAMAEAGGAETINFAEVDSVYDELQFRTKGRGPDSCIDAVGAEASGHGAVDAVIDKVKAATFLATDRVHVLREAIMSCRMGGTVSIPGVYVGMGDKIPIGAMMNKGLTIKTGQTHVQAYTKPLLARIEAGDIDPSFVVTHPASLEDAPEMYQKFRDKQDGVIKVVLRP, translated from the coding sequence ATGCGCGCACTTGTTTGGCATGGAAAAGGCGATGTTCGGGTCGATACTGTTGCGGATCCCGAGATCAAGCATCCCCGCGATGCGATCATCAAGGTTTCGGCCTGTGCGATCTGCGGATCCGATCTTCATCTGCTCGACGGCTACCAGCCGACGATGCAGGCGGGCGACATCCTGGGTCACGAGAACATGGGCGTGGTCGTCGCACTCGGCTCCGAAGTCACCAATCTGAAGATCGGCGACCGCGTCGTCGTGCCGTTCACGATCAGCTGCGGCGATTGCTTCTTCTGCCGCAAGGGGCTGTTCTCCGCATGCGAGCGGACCAACCCGAATGCTGAGATGGCGATCAAGGCGATGGGCCATTCGCCCGCCGGTTTGTTCGGCTTCAGCCACATGCTGGGCGGCTATTGCGGTGGCCAGGCCGAGTATCTGCGCGTGCCGATGGCCGATATCGGTCCGATCAAGGTGCCCGACAACGTCACCGACGACCAGGCGCTGTTCCTCTCGGACATCTTCCCAACGGGCTATATGGCAGCCGAGAACGCGAACATCGAGGCGGGCGATACCGTGGCGATCTGGGGCTGCGGTCCGGTCGGCCAGTTCGCGATCCGCTCGGCGCTGATGCTGGGTGCAGGGCGCGTGATCGCGATCGACGAAGTACCCGAGCGCCTCGCAATGGCCGAGGCCGGCGGTGCGGAGACGATCAACTTCGCCGAAGTCGACAGCGTCTATGACGAGCTCCAGTTCCGCACCAAGGGTCGCGGTCCGGATAGCTGCATCGATGCGGTGGGTGCCGAAGCATCCGGTCATGGCGCAGTCGATGCGGTGATCGACAAGGTGAAGGCCGCGACCTTCCTCGCCACCGACCGCGTACACGTGCTGCGCGAGGCGATCATGAGCTGCCGGATGGGCGGCACGGTGTCGATCCCCGGCGTCTATGTCGGGATGGGCGACAAGATCCCGATCGGCGCGATGATGAACAAGGGACTGACGATCAAGACCGGCCAGACTCACGTCCAGGCCTATACCAAGCCGCTGCTCGCGCGGATCGAAGCGGGCGATATCGACCCGAGCTTCGTCGTGACGCACCCGGCCAGCCTCGAGGATGCGCCTGAAATGTACCAGAAGTTCCGCGACAAGCAGGACGGGGTCATCAAGGTCGTGCTGCGGCCGTGA
- a CDS encoding SDR family oxidoreductase translates to MAITLKRLRDQVIVVTGATSGNGLAIVEEAVRRGAAVVATARNEAALEALRDRLSADGGRIAICVADVSDMAGVERVAAVAIETFGGFDSWVNNAGTGTYGTLEQVPVADHRRVFDVNYFGLLHGSLVAARHLRGRGGAIVNIGSILSDRAIVEQGPYCATKHAVQALTDTLRMELEQEGAPISVTLIKPGAIDTPFPEHARNFMDQPPRLPPPLYAPSVVADAVLFACETSRRTLYAGGGGLVSSLLSRAAPRLSDRIMELVGTTTQQKPDDPGDPTRRDNLYEPRVDALRGSQNVHARTSSTVLQAQKLHPAFLMLGVVGAGIAVALSRPKPTRR, encoded by the coding sequence ATGGCCATCACGCTGAAACGCCTGCGCGATCAGGTCATCGTCGTCACCGGCGCGACCAGCGGCAATGGCCTCGCGATCGTCGAGGAGGCGGTAAGGCGCGGTGCCGCGGTCGTCGCGACGGCGCGTAACGAGGCGGCATTGGAGGCGCTTCGCGATCGCTTGTCCGCCGACGGGGGACGCATCGCGATCTGCGTGGCGGACGTGAGCGACATGGCGGGAGTCGAGCGGGTCGCCGCCGTCGCGATCGAAACGTTCGGCGGGTTCGACAGCTGGGTCAACAATGCTGGCACGGGCACCTACGGCACGCTCGAACAGGTGCCGGTCGCCGATCACCGCCGGGTGTTCGACGTCAATTACTTCGGCCTGTTGCACGGATCGCTCGTCGCCGCGCGGCATCTGCGCGGGCGGGGTGGCGCGATCGTCAATATCGGCTCCATCCTGAGTGATCGCGCGATCGTCGAGCAGGGCCCATATTGCGCAACCAAGCATGCGGTGCAGGCGCTGACCGATACGCTGCGGATGGAGTTGGAGCAGGAGGGGGCCCCGATCTCGGTCACGTTGATCAAGCCCGGCGCGATCGACACGCCGTTTCCTGAACATGCGCGCAACTTCATGGACCAGCCACCGCGCCTGCCGCCGCCGCTCTACGCGCCGTCGGTCGTCGCCGATGCCGTGCTGTTCGCCTGCGAGACATCGCGGCGGACGCTGTACGCGGGGGGCGGCGGTCTCGTGTCTTCACTTCTGTCGCGCGCCGCGCCGCGGTTGAGCGACAGGATCATGGAACTGGTCGGCACGACCACGCAGCAGAAGCCGGACGATCCCGGCGACCCGACGCGCCGCGACAATTTGTATGAACCGCGTGTCGATGCGTTGCGCGGAAGCCAGAACGTCCATGCGCGGACATCGAGCACCGTGTTGCAGGCGCAGAAGCTCCACCCTGCCTTTCTGATGCTCGGTGTCGTCGGCGCCGGGATCGCGGTGGCGCTCAGCCGG